The Coregonus clupeaformis isolate EN_2021a chromosome 35, ASM2061545v1, whole genome shotgun sequence genome includes the window gctgtggtagccatgctggttaagtgtgccttgaattctaaataaatcacagacagtgtcaccagcaaagcacccccacccccacggagatcatccgttcacccacacgtctcacaaagacacggcggttggaaccaaaaatctcaaatttggactccagaccaaaggacacatttccaccagtctaatgtccattgctcgtgtttcttggcccaagcaagtctcttcttcttattgatgtcctttagtagtggtttctttacagcaatttgaccatgaaggcctgattcacgcagtctcctctgaacagttgatgttgagatgtgtcggttacttgaactctgtgaagcatttatttgggctgcaatttctaaggctggtaactctaatgaacgtatcctctgcagcagaggtaactcttgatATTCCATTCCTgtgtcggtcctcatgagagccagtttcatcatagcgcttgatggtttttcgactgcacttgaagaaactttaaaagttattgaaatgttccgtattgactgaccttcatgtcttaaagtaatgatggactgtcgtttctctttgcttatttgagctgttcttgccataatatggacttggtcttttaccaaatagggctatcttctgtataccaccctaccttgtcacaacacaactgattggctcaaacgcattaagaaggaaagaaattccacaaattaacttttaagaaggcacacctgttaattgaaatgtattccaggtgactacctcatgaaattGGTTGAGAgaaatcctctgtagctcagctggtagagcacggcgcttgtaacgccaaggtagtgggttcgatccccgggaccacccatacacaaaaatgtatgcacgcatgactgtaagtcgctttggataaaagcgtctgctaaatggcatattattattattattattattattattattattattattattattattattattattattattataagagtgtgcaaagctgtcatcaaggcaaagggtggctatttgaagaatctcaaatataaaatatatttagatttgtttatcacttttttggttacttcatgattccatatgtgttatttcatagttttgatgtcttcactattattctacaatgtagaacatagtaaaaataaagagaaacgctggaatgagtaggtgttctaaaacttttgactggtactgtatattatgggCAGGATAGACTCTAACAATGAGAATTACTAATCACCCGTTGTATAATTTAATGTTGGGCcccgtgtagttcagttggtagagcatggcgcttgcaacgccagggttgtgggttcgattcccacagggggccagtatgaacaaaaaaaaatgtatgcactcactaactgtaagtcgctctggataagagcgtctgctaaatgactaaaacattttttttaaataacagtaGTTAGGTCTTGAGTCTATCCCATAATATAGCCCAGGTCTGGTTCTGAGTGGCCACTACCAGAGCACTGAGACATACTAAaaatccatctgtctgtctgtttccagtgGGTCCTAGGATGGTGAGCTATGTTACCAAGGTGATTCTCCAGTCCCTGCAGCTTCTCCTGGTGTTGTTGAAGACTGACGTCCAGTCCCATATTCTCATGCAGGTATTTCTACTACAATACAATAAACATGCTGTAAACGTTTCTACTTATTGACTGGAATAACTTGCAGAACAACCTGTGAACTTTCATTTATTCTATTCTGTTTTATTCAGTTCTATAACCTGTTATGTCATGAGACGTCTACAGATGCTGCTGTGATTTCCCCCCCCAAAACAACTGGTAGAATGCTGTTTATGTGCCTTGCTTTAGTAAAGGTTGAATTTAATGTTGGTTTTAATAGTGTTTATTAAGGACCTGACCTGACATTATATTCTATAAATTCTGTTCTATTCCGTTCTATCCTacttatttatattatattatatttttattCTTATTCTATTCTGTTCAGTTGTACTTGCCTCCTCCTCCAGGACTGCCCGGTATAGTGTTGACATGGCTGGTGTGTTATTGACCTCCTCCCCCAGAACCCTCCAGGACTGCCCGGTATAGTGGTGACATGGCTGGTGTGTGGTCTGAGAGGAACCAGGTTCATCATTGACTGGCACAACTACGGCTACACCATCATGGGCCTCTCACACGGCCCCGACCACCCCATCGTCAGGCTGGCACAGTGGTCAGTAACGTCACcatggctgagtcccaaatggatCCCTGTTCCCTATAATCAGttcattcggaatgtattcagtcCCCAtccctttttccaaattttgttacattacagccttattctaaaatggataaaataaaacattttcttcatcaatctacccacaataccccataatgacaaagcaaaaacagttttttttttaaatttttgcaaatgtataaaacaaaaaaaaactctcccgagtggcgcagtggtctaaggctgtgccactagagatcctggttcgaatccaggctctgtcgtagccggctgcgaccaggagacccatgcgacggcgcacaattggcccagcgtcgtccagggtaggggagggaatggccggcagggatgtagctcggttggtggagcgtggcgtttgcaacgccagggttgtgggttcgattcccacggggggccagtatgaaaaaaatatatataaaataaataaataatgaatgcactcactaactgtaagtcgctctggataagagcgtctgctaaatgactaaaatgtaaatgtaaaatgtacataagtattcagaccctttgctatgaaaaattgagctcaggtgcatcctgtttccattattcatccttgagatgtttctacaacttgattggagtccacctgtgctaaatttaattgaatggacatgatttggaaaggcacacacctgtctatataaggtcccacagttgacagtgcatgtcagagcaaaaaccaagccatgaggttgaaggaattgtccgtagagctcagaggcaggattgtgttgaggcacagatctagggaagggtaccaaaaaatgtctgcagcattgaaggtccctaagaacacagtggcctccatcattcttaaatggaagacgtttggaaccaccaagactcttcctagagctgtctgcccggccaaactgagcaatcgggggagaagggccttggtcagggaggtgaccaagaacccgatggtcactctgagctccagagttcctctgtggagatgcgagaaccttccagaagaacaaacatctctgcagcactccaccaatcaggccagacggaagccactcctcagtaaaaggcacatgacacccgcttggagtttgccaaaaggaacctaaagactctcagaccatgagaaacaacatttcctgtctgatgaaaccaagattcaactttttggcctgaatgccaagcgtcacgtctggaagaaaccaggcaccatccctacggtgaagcatggtggtggcagcatcatgctgtggggatgcagcggcagggactgggagactagtcaggatcgagggaaagatgaacggagcaaagtacagagagatccttgatgaaaacctgctccagagcgctcaggacctcagactggggcgaaggttcaccttccaacaggacaacgatcctaagcacacagccaagacaatgcaggagtggctttgggacaagtctctgaatgtccttgagtggcccagccagagtccggacttgaacctgatcgaacatctctggaaagacctgaaaatagctgtgcagtgacactccccatccaacctgacagagtttgagaggatctgcagagaagaatggtagaaactccccaaatacaggtgtgccaagcttgtagcgtcatacccaagaatacctgaggctgtaatcgctgccaaaggtgcttcaacaaagtactgagtaaagggtctgaatacttatgtaaatgtgatatttcagttttattttattttatacatttgcaaaaatgtctacaatACTGTCCATCAAGAAACGCTTGATCTTGTCCCCTGTCCTGTCTACGACCCATGTTCTTGTCCCCTGCCCTGTCTACGACCCATGTTACTGTCCCCTGTCCTGTCTACGACCCATGTTCTTGTCCCCTGCCCTGTCTACGACCCATGTTCTTGTCCCCTGCCCTGTCTACGACCCATGTTACTGTCCCCTGTCCTGTCTACGACCCATGTTCTTGTCCCCTGCCCTGTCTACGACCCATGTTCTTGTCCCCTGCCCTGTCTACGACCCATGTTCTTGTCCCCTGCCCTGTCTACGACCCATGTTCTTGTCCCCTGCCCTGTCTACGACCCATGTTCTTGTCCCCTGTCCTGTCTACGACCCATGTTCTTGTCCCCTGCCCTGTATACGACCCATGTTATTGTCCCCTGCCCTGTCTACGACCCATGTTCTTGCTCCTTGCCTTGTCTCTGGCAGGTATGAGCGTTTGTTTGGGCGATTCTCCAGCCATAACCTTTGTGTCACCAACGCTATGAAGGAAGACCTTCAGAACAACTGGAACATCAAGTAAGGACTGTTTTACATTCAACATCAGTCtgtcaatccatccatccatccatccgtagatagatggatagatagacgtacagacggacggacagacggacggacggacggacggacagatagATGCAAAGTGGGGAGTCTGAATCTATCCCTGTCATCCTCATCGGTTCCCCTTGGCTATATACCTAGTTGGCTATATACCTAGTTAGCCATAACTAAACCCTTGATGTTAACATGTCTTAAGGGTCTGGACAGGTATCAGCAGTGTAGTGGCAAACCTTCTGCCGTATTGCTTCCACTTTACATATCTGGGTTAGGACCAAGGGGAGGGTGGGCGATGGACTTgggacatgacaggatgtggagacatacctacagacatgacaggatgtggagacatgcctacagacatgacaggatgtggagacatacctacagacatgacaggatgtggagacatacctacagacatgacaggatgtggagacatatctacatgacatgacaggatgtggagacatacctacagacatgacaggatgtggagacatgcctacagacatgacaggatgtggagacatacctacagacatgacaggatgtggagacatgcctacagacatgacaggatgtggagacatacctacagacatgacaggatgtggagacatatctacatgacatgacaggatgtggagacatacctacatgacatgacaggatgtggagacatatctacatgacatgacaggatgtggagacatatctacatgacaggatgtggagacatacctacagacatgacaggatgtggagacatacctacagacatgacaggatgtggagacatacctacagacatgacaggatgtggagacatgcctacagacatgacaggatgtggagacatacctacagacatgacaggatgtggagacatatctacatgacatgacaggatgtggagacatacctacatgacatgacaggatgtggagacatacctacagacatgacaggatgtggagacatacctacagacatgacaggatgtggagacatatctacatgacatgacaggatgtggagacatatctacatgacatgacaggatgtggagacatacctacagacatgacaggatgtggagacatatctacatgacacgacaggatgtggagacatacctacagacatgacaggatgtggagacatgcctacagacatgacaggatgtggagacatacctacagacatgacaggatgtggagacatacctacagacatgacaggatgtggagacatatctacatgacaggatgtggagacatacctacagacatgacaggatgtggagacatacctacagacatgacaggatgtggagacatacctacagacatgacaggatgtggagacatacctacagacatgacaggatgtggagacatacctacagacatgacaggatgtggagacatacctacatgacaatGGTTTCCTATCCAAGATCAAACTATTGTCTGTCTATAGCTATCTTGTCTGTAAGTAGTATTGGTCTTTCCCAGATGATTGATTTTACAGGCAACAGAAAGAGAAGATAGTTGACTACTATTGTCATGACTTATTGTCTTATTCTCCCCCTATAGGGCGACCACATTGTATGACAAGCCACCTGCTATCTTCAAGGAGACTCCAGTGGATCTACAGCACCAGCTGTTCATGAGGCTGGCCAAGACTAACCCTCAGTTCCAGGTCTGGTGAGTCTAGTGTAGTCTGTTGATGAGGCTGGCCAAGACATAGATAACTAAAGTTATCCTCTtggttcctggaggaacatagggcctgtactaaagttatcctcttggttcctggaggaacatagggcCTGTACTAAAGTTATCCTCTcggttcctggaggaacatagggcCTGTACTAAAGTTATCCTCTTggatcctggaggaacatagggcctgtactaaagttatcctcttggttcctggaggaacatagggcctgtactaaagttatcctcttggttcctggaggaacatagggcctgtactaaagttatcctcttggttcctggaggaacatagggcCTGTACTAAAGTTATCCTCTTGGTTCCTGGAGGACCATAGGGCCTGTACTAAAGTTATCCTCTtggttcctggaggaacatagggcctgtactaaagttatcctcttggttcctggaggaacatagggcctgtactaaagttatcctcttggttcctggaggaacatagggcctgtactaaagttatcctcttggttcctggaggaacatagggcCTGTACTAAAGTTATCCTCTCGGTTCCTGGAGTAACATAGGGCCTGTACTAAAGTTATCCTCTtggttcctggaggaacatagggcCTGTACTAAAGTGATCCAACATTGCCGGTCTTGGGCTGCTTTCTTTGCCTTTTGACAGTATAAGGAGCAGTTATTATAATGTTATTACACTATCAAATACATTTAACAGACATGTAATAACACATTTCATAACCGCTGTGTATCTGTTACATTGGAGAGAGAAAGAACtatcataaaaatatatattacacTATCATAGACATGTCATAACACTTTATAACACAGGTTATATAACCACTGTGTGTCTGTTACAGTGGTGAGCCCCCTGGTggtgagacagagaggacagtgtTTACAGGTCGTGACCCAAGTGACCTTTCTGTGACCTTGACCTCTGGTCGACCTGCCCTACTGATCAGCAGCACCAGCTGGACCGGTCAGTACCCTACAGACAGAgggttcgtcccaaatggcaccctataggctctggtcaaaagtagtgcactttatatagggaatagggtgcaatttcagAAGCACCAGGAGACTCTGCATTTTGTCAGTTTAAATTGAAaagcttttctggatttttttcctatcTTCATTGTTTTTCTTACCTCGAGAGAAGTTCTAGCCTCGTCCAACCATCCTGATCTCGCGAGCTTACATTCTGTTTGGTGTCAGGTCAGGATGGGGATCAGACTAGAGCCAGCTTACATTCTGTTGGGTGTCAGGTCAGGATGAGGATCAGACTAGAGCCATCTTACATTCTGTTGGGTGTCAGGTCAGGATGAGGATCAGACTAGAGCCAGCTTACATTCTGTTTGGTGTCAGGTCAGGATGGGGATCAGACTAGAGCCAGCTTACATTCTGTTGGGTGTCAGGTCAGGATGAGGATCAGACTAGAGCCAGCTTACATTCTGTTTGGTGTCAGGTCAGGATGGGGATCAGACTAGAGCCATCTTACATTCTGTTTGGTGTCAGGTCAGGATGGGGATCAGACTAGAGCCAGCTTACATTCTGTTTGGTGTCAGGTCAGGATGGGGATCAGACTAGAGCCAGCTTACATTCTGTTGGGTGTCAGGTCAGGATGGGGATCAGACTATATGTTTTCTGTGTTGGACATAAAATACAATCCTGGCTCTATATGTTTAATTGCCATGTGTACAACGTAAGTACATACAGTTGTCAGGTGTAAATACTTGTTAGGGTCTCACTGTTTCACCTATCTGTGTCCAACAGAGGATGAGGACTTCTCCATTCTGCTGAAGGCTCTGGAAGGTAATCATTATCATCTGCAGTTGGGCCCCATCTGTCCTTCTTTGAAGTCATCATGTCTAATCAGTGATTATAATTCACCTGTCTAGTCATTCCTAATTAGAATCAATCGTGTCTAATAAGTGATTATAAGGAAGTGAGGAAGGAAGGGTACACTTTAAAAGACCTCTCAGTGGTGTCCTCTtagggcccattgggctctggttaaaagtagtgcactacaaagggaatagggcagtggtgtaaagtacttaagtaaaaatactttaaagtactacttaagtcgtttttttgggtatctgtacttgactatttatatttttgactacttttacttaattacattcctaaagaaaatattgtactttttactccatacaccccaaagtactccttacattttgaatgcttagcagaacaggaaaattgtgaaattcacgcacttatcaaaaGTTACCTGAGGAACTTTCTATTAAGTTTTCTatacttttactaaagtatgacaattgggtacttttttctACCACTGGCTATattagggtgctgtttgggatacAAGCCCTTGTATTAACCTGGTGTGTTTTCTCTACCAGACTACGAGGGGTTTGTGAAAGCAGGAGCTTCTCTTCCCTCGCTGGTCTGCGTCATCACAGGTAACTATAGTGTTGACAGTGTACTGCTGCTGGTCTGCGTCATCACAGGTAACTATAGTGTTGACAGTGTACTGCTGCTGGTCTGCGTCATCACAGGTAACTATAGTGTTGACAGTGTACTGCTGCAGGTCTGTGTCATCACAGGTAACTATAGTGTTGACAGTGTACTGCTGCAGGTCTGTGTCATCACAGGTAACTATAGTGTTGACAGTGTACTGCTGCAGGTCTGTGTCATCACAGGTAACTATAGTGTTGACAGTGTACTGCTGCAGGTCTGTGTCATCACAGGTAACTATAGTGTTGACAGTGTACTGCTGCTGGTCTGCGTCATCACAGGTAACTATAGTGTTGACAGTGTACTGCTGCAGGTCTGTGTCATCACAGGTAACTATAGTGTTGACAGTGTACTGCTGCAGGTCTGTGTCATCACAGGTAACTATAGTGTTGACAGTGTACTGCTGCAGGTCTGTGTCATCACAGGTAACTATAGTGTTGACAGTGTAATGCTGCAGGTCTgtgtcatcaatcaatcaatcaattttattttatatagcccttcttacatcagctaatatctcgaagtgctgtacagaaacccagcctaaactaGTGTTGACAGTGTACTGCTGCAGGTCTGTGTCATCACAGGTAACTATAGTGTTGACAGTGTACTGCTGCAGGTCTGTGTCATCACAGGTAACTATAGTGTTGACAGTGTAATGCTGCAGGTCTGTGTCATCACAGGTAACTATAGTGTTGACAGTGTAATGCTGCAGGTCTGTGTCATCACAGGTAACTATAGTGTTGACAGTGTACTGCTGCAGGTCTGTGTCATCACAGGTAACTATAGTGTTGACAGTGTACTGCTGCAGGTCTGTGTCATCACAGGTAACTATAGTGTTGACAGTGTAATGCTGCAGGTCTGTGTCATCACAGGTAACTATAGTGTTGACAGTGTCCTGCTGCTGGTCTGTGTCATCACAGGTAACTATAGTGTTGACAGTGTAATGCTGCAGGTCTGTGTCATCACAGGTAACTATAGTGTTGACAGTGTAATGCTGCAGGTCTGTGTCATCACAGGTAACTATAGTGTTGACAGTGTCCTGCTGCTGGTCTGTGTCATCACAGGTAACTATAGTGTTGACAGTGTAATGCTGCAGGTCTGTGTCATCACAGGTAACTATAGTGTTGACAGTGTAATGCTGCAGGTCTGTGTCATCACAGGTAACTATAGTGTTGACAGTGTACTGCTGCTGGTCTGTGTCATCACAGGTAACTATAGTGTTGACAGTGTAATGCTGCAGGTCTGTGTCATCACAGGTAACTATAGTGTTGACAGTGTCCTGCTGCTGGTCTGTGTCATCACAGGTAACTATAGTGTTGACAGTGTAATGCTGCTGGTCTGTGTGGTCTAGGCAGGATTACTGTAAAGCGCTTTTACATGCTGCGTCTgatttggtcttttgaccaatcagatcagatcttttgccaataattaggcaaaatatcagaattgggctgcctgtgtaaacgcagcctttgcGTCAAaggctgatgtaaaaagggctttatgaataaatgtgatttgattgaGAAGCCTCACAAAAAATTACATTGTCAACTAACCTATTGTTGCTAGATTAAACCAACTGAGAAAAACCTTTACAAGCCCTGTCAGTCCTATACTGTTAACCCTAGAGAACGTATTGTTTCAATTccctgggggtgtgtgtgtgaccaggtaAGGGTCCGCAGAAGGACCACTACAGGAAGCTGATAGACACTCTCAGCTTTGAGCATGTGAAGATCTGTACTCCATGGCTGGAGGCGGAGGACTACCCTGTTCTGCTAGGTTAGTATGGTCTTCCTGTCCCACGTTCagcagatctgtgtgtgtgtgtgtactgatgttCTCCCTGTCCCAGGCTCagcagatctgtgtgtgtgtgtactgatgttCTCCCTGTCCCAGGCTCagcagatctgtgtgtgtgtgtaccgatGTTCTCCCTGCCCCAGGCTCAGCAGATCTGGGGGTGT containing:
- the alg1 gene encoding chitobiosyldiphosphodolichol beta-mannosyltransferase isoform X12, with amino-acid sequence MADACASTTLATVSLICFALLAGFYLTSLNALWTLVSVTVTLVLGSQLLWKLRRRDALTERRVCVLVLGDIGRSPRMQYHALSLSKHGYSVTFVGFPGTKPHQDVIGDERITIIPIAEVKGLQVGPRMVSYVTKVILQSLQLLLVLLKTDVQSHILMQNPPGLPGIVVTWLVCGLRGTRFIIDWHNYGYTIMGLSHGPDHPIVRLAQWYERLFGRFSSHNLCVTNAMKEDLQNNWNIKATTLYDKPPAIFKETPVDLQHQLFMRLAKTNPQFQVCGEPPGGETERTVFTGRDPSDLSVTLTSGRPALLISSTSWTEDEDFSILLKALEDYEGFVKAGASLPSLVCVITGKGPQKDHYRKLIDTLSFEHVKICTPWLEAEDYPVLLGSADLGVCLHKSSSGLDLPMKVVDMFGCCLPVCAIHFLCLHELVKHEENGLIFKDSQELAEQLKSLLWDFPGCEEEGRLGQFRRNLRASGGQRWDQNWDQNVLPLLTGP
- the alg1 gene encoding chitobiosyldiphosphodolichol beta-mannosyltransferase isoform X10 — encoded protein: MADACASTTLATVSLICFALLAGFYLTSLNALWTLVSVTVTLVLGSQLLWKLRRRDALTERRVCVLVLGDIGRSPRMQYHALSLSKHGYSVTFVGFPGTKPHQDVIGDERITIIPIAEVKGLQVGPRMVSYVTKVILQSLQLLLVLLKTDVQSHILMQNPPGLPGIVVTWLVCGLRGTRFIIDWHNYGYTIMGLSHGPDHPIVRLAQWYERLFGRFSSHNLCVTNAMKEDLQNNWNIKATTLYDKPPAIFKETPVDLQHQLFMRLAKTNPQFQVCGEPPGGETERTVFTGRDPSDLSVTLTSGRPALLISSTSWTEDEDFSILLKALEDYEGFVKAGASLPSLVCVITGNYSVDSVLLLVCVITGNYSVDSVLLLVCVITGNYSVDSVLLQVCVITGNYSVDSVLLQVCVITGNYSVDSVLLQVCVITGNYSVDSVLLQVCVITGNYSVDSVLLLVCVITGNYSVDSVLLQVCVITGNYSVDSVLLQVCVITGNYSVDSVLLQVCVITGNYSVDSVLLLVCVITGNYSVDSVMLQVCVITGNYSVDSVLLLVCVITGNYSVDSVMLLVCVV
- the alg1 gene encoding chitobiosyldiphosphodolichol beta-mannosyltransferase isoform X1, whose protein sequence is MADACASTTLATVSLICFALLAGFYLTSLNALWTLVSVTVTLVLGSQLLWKLRRRDALTERRVCVLVLGDIGRSPRMQYHALSLSKHGYSVTFVGFPGTKPHQDVIGDERITIIPIAEVKGLQVGPRMVSYVTKVILQSLQLLLVLLKTDVQSHILMQNPPGLPGIVVTWLVCGLRGTRFIIDWHNYGYTIMGLSHGPDHPIVRLAQWYERLFGRFSSHNLCVTNAMKEDLQNNWNIKATTLYDKPPAIFKETPVDLQHQLFMRLAKTNPQFQVCGEPPGGETERTVFTGRDPSDLSVTLTSGRPALLISSTSWTEDEDFSILLKALEDYEGFVKAGASLPSLVCVITGNYSVDSVLLLVCVITGNYSVDSVLLLVCVITGNYSVDSVLLQVCVITGNYSVDSVLLQVCVITGNYSVDSVLLQVCVITGNYSVDSVLLQVCVITGNYSVDSVLLLVCVITGNYSVDSVLLQVCVITGNYSVDSVLLQVCVITGNYSVDSVLLQVCVITGNYSVDSVMLQVCVITGNYSVDSVLLQVCVITGNYSVDSVMLQVCVITGNYSVDSVMLQVCVITGNYSVDSVLLQVCVITGNYSVDSVLLQVCVITGNYSVDSVMLQVCVITGNYSVDSVLLLVCVITGNYSVDSVMLQVCVITGNYSVDSVMLQVCVITGNYSVDSVLLLVCVITGNYSVDSVMLQVCVITGNYSVDSVMLQVCVITGNYSVDSVLLLVCVITGNYSVDSVMLQVCVITGNYSVDSVLLLVCVITGNYSVDSVMLLVCVV
- the alg1 gene encoding chitobiosyldiphosphodolichol beta-mannosyltransferase isoform X3; protein product: MADACASTTLATVSLICFALLAGFYLTSLNALWTLVSVTVTLVLGSQLLWKLRRRDALTERRVCVLVLGDIGRSPRMQYHALSLSKHGYSVTFVGFPGTKPHQDVIGDERITIIPIAEVKGLQVGPRMVSYVTKVILQSLQLLLVLLKTDVQSHILMQNPPGLPGIVVTWLVCGLRGTRFIIDWHNYGYTIMGLSHGPDHPIVRLAQWYERLFGRFSSHNLCVTNAMKEDLQNNWNIKATTLYDKPPAIFKETPVDLQHQLFMRLAKTNPQFQVCGEPPGGETERTVFTGRDPSDLSVTLTSGRPALLISSTSWTEDEDFSILLKALEDYEGFVKAGASLPSLVCVITGNYSVDSVLLLVCVITGNYSVDSVLLLVCVITGNYSVDSVLLQVCVITGNYSVDSVLLQVCVITGNYSVDSVLLQVCVITGNYSVDSVLLQVCVITGNYSVDSVLLLVCVITGNYSVDSVLLQVCVITGNYSVDSVLLQVCVITGNYSVDSVLLQVCVITGNYSVDSVMLQVCVITGNYSVDSVLLQVCVITGNYSVDSVMLQVCVITGNYSVDSVMLQVCVITGNYSVDSVLLQVCVITGNYSVDSVLLQVCVITGNYSVDSVMLQVCVITGNYSVDSVLLLVCVITGNYSVDSVMLQVCVITGNYSVDSVMLQVCVITGNYSVDSVLLLVCVITGNYSVDSVMLQVCVITGNYSVDSVMLQVCVITGNYSVDSVLLLVCVITGNYSVDSVMLQVCVITGNYSVDSVMLLVCVV
- the alg1 gene encoding chitobiosyldiphosphodolichol beta-mannosyltransferase isoform X5, which codes for MADACASTTLATVSLICFALLAGFYLTSLNALWTLVSVTVTLVLGSQLLWKLRRRDALTERRVCVLVLGDIGRSPRMQYHALSLSKHGYSVTFVGFPGTKPHQDVIGDERITIIPIAEVKGLQVGPRMVSYVTKVILQSLQLLLVLLKTDVQSHILMQNPPGLPGIVVTWLVCGLRGTRFIIDWHNYGYTIMGLSHGPDHPIVRLAQWYERLFGRFSSHNLCVTNAMKEDLQNNWNIKATTLYDKPPAIFKETPVDLQHQLFMRLAKTNPQFQVCGEPPGGETERTVFTGRDPSDLSVTLTSGRPALLISSTSWTEDEDFSILLKALEDYEGFVKAGASLPSLVCVITGNYSVDSVLLLVCVITGNYSVDSVLLLVCVITGNYSVDSVLLQVCVITGNYSVDSVLLQVCVITGNYSVDSVLLQVCVITGNYSVDSVLLQVCVITGNYSVDSVLLLVCVITGNYSVDSVLLQVCVITGNYSVDSVLLQVCVITGNYSVDSVLLQVCVITGNYSVDSVMLQVCVITGNYSVDSVLLLVCVITGNYSVDSVMLQVCVITGNYSVDSVMLQVCVITGNYSVDSVLLLVCVITGNYSVDSVMLQVCVITGNYSVDSVMLQVCVITGNYSVDSVLLLVCVITGNYSVDSVMLQVCVITGNYSVDSVLLLVCVITGNYSVDSVMLLVCVV
- the alg1 gene encoding chitobiosyldiphosphodolichol beta-mannosyltransferase isoform X2, with the protein product MADACASTTLATVSLICFALLAGFYLTSLNALWTLVSVTVTLVLGSQLLWKLRRRDALTERRVCVLVLGDIGRSPRMQYHALSLSKHGYSVTFVGFPGTKPHQDVIGDERITIIPIAEVKGLQVGPRMVSYVTKVILQSLQLLLVLLKTDVQSHILMQNPPGLPGIVVTWLVCGLRGTRFIIDWHNYGYTIMGLSHGPDHPIVRLAQWYERLFGRFSSHNLCVTNAMKEDLQNNWNIKATTLYDKPPAIFKETPVDLQHQLFMRLAKTNPQFQVCGEPPGGETERTVFTGRDPSDLSVTLTSGRPALLISSTSWTEDEDFSILLKALEDYEGFVKAGASLPSLVCVITGNYSVDSVLLLVCVITGNYSVDSVLLLVCVITGNYSVDSVLLQVCVITGNYSVDSVLLQVCVITGNYSVDSVLLQVCVITGNYSVDSVLLQVCVITGNYSVDSVLLLVCVITGNYSVDSVLLQVCVITGNYSVDSVLLQVCVITGNYSVDSVLLQVCVITGNYSVDSVLLQVCVITGNYSVDSVMLQVCVITGNYSVDSVMLQVCVITGNYSVDSVLLQVCVITGNYSVDSVLLQVCVITGNYSVDSVMLQVCVITGNYSVDSVLLLVCVITGNYSVDSVMLQVCVITGNYSVDSVMLQVCVITGNYSVDSVLLLVCVITGNYSVDSVMLQVCVITGNYSVDSVMLQVCVITGNYSVDSVLLLVCVITGNYSVDSVMLQVCVITGNYSVDSVLLLVCVITGNYSVDSVMLLVCVV